In the genome of Triticum urartu cultivar G1812 chromosome 5, Tu2.1, whole genome shotgun sequence, one region contains:
- the LOC125510015 gene encoding rhodocoxin, whose translation MAIAARALRRLPLHLAPALARPFRAVSPAAAAPAPAAASAKVADRIVRVLAIDLDGGRREVVGLAGQTLLRALVNAGLIEAASHRLDDIDACSAECEVHIAQEWLEKMPAASYEERYVLTRASRNRELNKHARLGCQVVLGKEHQGMVVALPEPKPWDIP comes from the coding sequence ATGGCGATCGCGGCGCGCGCCCTGCGCCGGCTCCCGCTCCACCTCGCCCCCGCGCTCGCCCGCCCCTTCCGCGCCGTCtcccccgccgccgcggcccccGCCCCGGCCGCCGCGTCCGCCAAGGTCGCCGACCGCATCGTGCGCGTCCTCGCCATCGACCTCGACGGCGGGCGCCGCGAGGTGGTCGGCCTGGCCGGCCAGACCCTCCTCCGCGCGCTCGTCAACGCGGGGCTCATCGAGGCGGCCTCCCACCGCCTCGACGACATCGACGCCTGCTCCGCCGAGTGCGAGGTCCACATCGCGCAGGAGTGGCTCGAGAAGATGCCCGCGGCCTCCTACGAGGAGCGCTACGTCCTCACGCGCGCCTCCCGCAACCGGGAGCTCAACAAGCACGCCCGCCTCGGCTGCCAGGTCGTGCTCGGCAAGGAGCACCAGGGGATGGTCGTCGCCCTCCCCGAGCCCAAGCCCTGGGACATCCCGTAA